The Papio anubis isolate 15944 chromosome 1, Panubis1.0, whole genome shotgun sequence genome window below encodes:
- the LOC100998790 gene encoding olfactory receptor 6K6, whose amino-acid sequence MVSGRMTQLMASENQTMVTEFLFSIFLHPQRGGLSFFIPLLLIYGFILTGNLIMFIVIQLDMALHTPMYFFISVLSFLEICYTTTTIPKMLSCLISEQKSISVAGCLLQMYFFHSLGIAEGCILTAMAIDRYLAICNPLRYPAIMTPKLCIQLTVGSCFCGFLLVLPEIAWIATLPFCGSNQIHQIFCDFIPVLSLACTDTSLVVIVDAIHAVEIVASFLVIALSYIRIIMVILGMHSTEGRHKALSTCAAHLTVFLLFFGSVAVMYLRFSATYSVFWDTAIAVTFVILAPFFNPIIYSLRNKDMKEAIGRLFHYQKRASWAGK is encoded by the coding sequence ATGACACAGTTGATGGCCAGTGAGAATCAGACAATGGTGACTGAGTTCCTCTTCTCTATATTCCTGCATCCTCAAAGAGGTGGACTCTCATTCTTTATTCCCTTGCTTCTCATCTATGGATTCATCCTAACTGGAAATCTAATAATGTTCATTGTCATCCAGTTGGACATGGCCCTGCACACCCCTATGTATTTCTTTATCAGTGTCCTCTCCTTCCTGGAGATCTGCTATACCACAACCACCATCCCCAAGATGCTGTCCTGCCTAATCAGTGAGCAGAAGAGCATCTCCGTGGCTGGTTGCCTCCTGCAGATGTACTTTTTCCACTCACTTGGTATCGCAGAAGGCTGTATCCTGACAGCAATGGCCATTGACAGGTACCTAGCTATATGCAATCCTCTCCGTTACCCAGCCATCATGACTCCCAAGCTTTGTATCCAGCTGACAGTTGGATCCTGCTTCTGTGGCTTCCTCCTTGTGCTTCCTGAGATTGCATGGATTGCCACCTTGCCTTTCTGTGGCTCCAACCAGATCCACCAGATATTCTGTGATTTCATACCTGTGCTGAGCTTGGCCTGCACAGATACATCCCTAGTGGTCATTGTGGATGCCATCCATGCAGTGGAAATTGTAGCCTCCTTCCTGGTCATTGCTCTATCCTACATCCGGATTATTATGGTGATTCTGGGAATGCACTCAACTGAAGGTCGTCACAAGGCCTTATCCACCTGTGCTGCTCACCTTACTgtgttcttgttattttttgGCAGTGTGGCTGTCATGTATTTGAGATTCTCAGCCACCTACTCAGTGTTTTGGGACACAGCAATTGCTGTCACCTTTGTTATCCTTGCTCCCTTTTTCAACCCCATCATCTATAGCCTGAGAAACAAGGACATGAAAGAGGCTATTGGAAGGCTTTTCCACTATCAGAAGAGGGCTAGTTGGGCTGGGAAATAG